A region of Gracilinanus agilis isolate LMUSP501 chromosome 3, AgileGrace, whole genome shotgun sequence DNA encodes the following proteins:
- the LOC123240676 gene encoding zinc finger protein 2 homolog, whose protein sequence is MVYVGNNGGKVFPQNSKLARHQRILPADKPYECNQCGKAFTESSNLVVHQRIHTGEKPFKCNQCGKAFTQRGNLASHQRIHTGEKPYQCNQCGKAFTHMATLAAHQRTHTGEKPYQCNQCEKAFTDSSAFAAHQRIHTGEKPYKCNHCGKAFTQRNNLAVHQRIHTGEKPYVCKQCGKAFTQRNNLAAHQRIHTGEKPYQCNQCGKVFRQSSKLPAHQRTHTGEKPFQCNQCGKAFTQRGHLAAHERIHTGEKPYECKQCGKAFTDSSKLSTHQRIHTGEKPYECNECGKTFTHSSTLTKHQKIHTGEKPFECNECGKAFIQRGNLAKHKRIHTGEKS, encoded by the coding sequence ATGGTTTATGTAGGTAATAATGGTGGGAAAGTTTTCCCTCAGAACTCTAAGCTTGCTAGACATCAGAGAATTCTCCCTGCAGATaagccttatgaatgcaatcagtgtggaaaggcttttacagagAGCTCCAATCTTGTtgtacatcaaagaatccacactggagagaaaccttttaaaTGTAACCAATGCGGAAAGGCTTTTACACAGAGGGGCAATCTTGcttcacatcagagaatccacactggagagaaaccttatcagtgcaatcagtgtggaaaggctttcacacataTGGCcactcttgctgcacatcagagaacccacactggagagaaaccataccAGTGCAATCAGTGTGAAAAGGCTTTTACTGACAGCTCTGCttttgctgcacatcagagaattcacactggagagaaaccatataaatgtaatcattgtggaaaggctttcacacagcgaaacaatcttgctgtacatcagagaatccatactggggagaaaccttacgtgtgtaaacaatgtggaaaggctttcacccAGAGAAACAATCTTGccgcacatcagagaatccacacaggagagaaaccttatcaatgtaatcaatgtggaaaggttTTCAGGCAGAGCTCCAAGCTTCCCGCACATCAGAGaactcacactggagagaaaccttttcagTGTAaccagtgtggaaaggcttttacacagAGGGGCCATCTTGCTGCAcatgagagaatccacactggggaaaagccttatgaatgtaaacagtgtggaaaggctttcacagacaGTTCTAAACTTtctacacatcagagaatccatactggagagaaaccctatgaatgcaatgaatgtggaaagactttcacacatAGCTCCACACTTactaaacatcaaaaaatccacactggcgagaaaccttttgaatgcaatgaatgtggaaaggcttttatacAGAGGGGCAATCTTGCTAAACAtaaaagaatccacactggagagaaatctTAA